The genomic segment gcaaaaaaattccagaatcggaaatagtgtatttttggtcatttttatatcatgaaaaaaatttataaaaagcctgatcaatacaaaaatggtaccgctaaaaacttcagatcacggcgcaaaaaaatgagccctcataccgtcccgtacacggaaaaataaaaaagttaaaggggtcaaaaaatgacaattttaaacgtattcatttttgtgcatgtagttatgattctttccagaagtaccacaaaatccaacctatataagtagggtatcattttaatcatatggacgtacagaataaagataaggtgtcatttttactgaaatatgcactgcatagaaacggaagcccccacaattaaattttttcttcaattttgtcgtacaatgatttttttttctgcttcgtcgtggattttttggcaaaatgactaATATGACTgcacagtagaattggtggcgcaaaacataagccataatatggaattttaggtgcaaaattgaaagggttatgatttttaaaaggtaaggaggaaaaaacgaaagtgcaaaaacggaaaaaccctgaatccttaaggggttaaacttggctGATCCCCGTGTGAGCTGTGGAGACAACATTGGAAATGGGCGAAATAGGTATCTCTTGCAAACCAAGTATGGGTCCAGCTTGCCAACCTTCTCTCAGCACGTCCTCAGGAACGCTTTCTACAGCATGTAGCATTGGTTTAATTGGTGTGTATGGGTAGATTTGTTACTGGTTGAATATGGGTTGATTGAGGCTCTTGATGGGCAGCAGTTTTTTTATTAGGTGTTGTGGTTTGGTGAACATGAGGTTcaaaaatatttcttttttttaattttgctggTTTTGGTGGTTTAAGTTTTGAACATTGTGTTCTTACACTAAATGTGCGCACAGTCGTTTGGGCATGTTCTGATTTGGTGCCCATAAAAGGATCATAAATTGTAAATTTATCAACTTTGTCTTTGACTAACATTTGTTCCGATGTTTCAGAAACAATTTCATGGCTGCTCCCTATTATTTGTTGACATGTTGGGCATGTGCTTCCAACTGGTAAATCATCAGGAATAAAATCCTCTGGATCTACTCTTCTCCGTTTCCCTAATCCTCGAGTAGCTGGTTGAGTAGAGTGCTCCCCAGCTCCTGGATTGGTAGGAAAGATTGAAGGGACTGCATTATAGGTCAATCTTTTCTTCCCAGTTTTGTGGTTAAAAAAGTAGCAGTAGGTAGGGAAATGCAATGAGCATATCCTATGTGAATGGTTTTTTCTGCCTTCATGTATTTTGTTTACCAGTTCTTCTACATTTTCGAATGATTCCCCAGTGGCCGTCAGCCATTCTCGAATTTTTGCTTTGTCTTTAGGAAAGATATGAAGTATCACTTCACCCTTGCCTTCTCTTGACTTGGGTGTACACCCCTTGACAATACATACAACCATGAtctggcaaaaagaaaaaaaaaaacacaatgtacaTTATTTCAGATTTGGCTTTTTAAAAAGTAAATcctatttaattatttttaatgtttttgcaaattaaactacacctacacacacacactggaggACATATTCAAAAATTTAGGCATCCTAATGTTTGCGCAAAAACTTTCCTACAAATATTcagttttttacacaaaaattatccaaggtttacactatgtagggatgtcccgataccattttttttctaaaagactgagtacgagtaccgatacttcttCTTAATCACTAGCCGATACCAGTTACCGATACTTTTTTCAACATCATgtgatttttattaatttttttccctctccccccccccccccccttatgggtACGTTCTCACAGGCGGATCCACAgcttattttacgctgtggatctgccacTGAAGGACCGTTACGTGgcgcctttagatgtgcctgctcagagcagcaatacgccgctacaagacACAGTGCAGGCACACCTAAAGGCAACATGTAGCGTTCCTTCTGTGGTGGATCCACATTGTAAAATAAgagaaagggctttttttttatatttaaaaaaaaatatatatatgttttattttatttaaacttttctttttaaaaagggggtgataactttttttttttattaggtagggggttaattcatatttattattttttacaaattttttttcttcacattttaGACCCcagaggggactattacatgcaatctgtagattgcatacaatgatcaatgctatatCATAGcacagcagtgatcagtgttatcggcgcccctttactaatgcctgccatggctggcagcaGTAAAGGAGTGACTATCGGACGCATGGAgcatggtaagggacctccggccgtcctcacagctgatcgggacaccgcggtgatcccgatcagcatccctgagatTACTGGcagttaacttcaggacttttagacgccgcaatcaactttgatcgcgttgtctaaaaggttaatacggGTCCCGGCGATGACGCACGCTCAGCTGCTGAGCACACTGCATAGCTTGGGAGCGCACCTCTGTAATACCTGCCGACGGGACTCTCACTGGCAGGTATCGGTTTAGGTATCGAGGACATTTCAATGagtacaagtactcgtgcaaatgtccagtatcggtgCCGATACCAGTATCTGTATCGGGAAATCCCTAACACTATGCAAGTTCGTTTTTCAAAAGTGGGAACAGTGACATACATTTCatgttttactttatattttcaaaGGGTGAGAGTATATTTTACATGCAAAATCATCAGTGAATTGAACAACTCTTTGCTAGAGAGTAAACCATAAAactgtggttgttttttttatgaatatatggtatataaggtctcacaataTCGGTAAAAGGTATTATTGTACTTTGTTCTCTTTACAATGGTGAAAATGGCCTTTACGCATAATTTATGCGTGGTGTAATAGGTCAGCACCAACGCTAcagtctataccagtggtcttcaacctgcgcacctccagatgttgcaaaactacaactcccagcatgcccggacaatatCACattacaaacaaacaaaaaaaaatcgtaTATAGAtcggttaaaaaatatattttattaaacaaaTATGCAAAAATGACAAACAGAGCcttcatgtcctcagtgtacagagccttcttgtcctcagtgtatcagtgcgcagagccccgcttgtcctcagtgcgcagagccccgcttgtcctcagtgagcagagccccgcttgtcctcagtgagcaaagccccgcttgtcctcagtgagcagagccccgcttgtcctcagtgagcagagccccgcttgtcctcagtgcgcagagccccgcttgtcctcagtgcgcagagccccgcttgtcctcagtggattgTCCTCAGTAGTTGAGACCGGCAGTctatgaagcaagcgcagctcctgcactcgctttGTAGATTGTACGTGtcccaggatgtaaatgtacaccctagtgccctgtgtcctctaggggttaatgtTTTATTGCCATTTGAGAAAACTTTTGACAGGTTGATcatactgggtctcacttctgaaacCCATAGTGCAAGTTATTTGCCAGAAAAGTGTGCGGCAGCTCTGTctgactcattgggggagatttatcaaagttgtctatgtcccgcatcaatatagaccaaactacagagggtgagGCCGGcctattgtgcgcttaatttattaaaattcgcacggctcttgataaattctgcgcacagacttcgggatctatggtttagactgtatttaaacctactCCAGCatagtctgacatttcagcgtactttcagtcAATGCAacttttagacaggaaaaaccagtctaaatcctttgataaatctcccccattcactccatagaccagtgtttcccaaccagggtgcctccagctgttgcaaaactacaactcccagcatgcccggacagccaaaggctgtccgggcatgctgggagttgtagttttgcaacagctggaggcaccctggttgggaaacactgccatagactaaAGCAGTGAACAATTTGCGCACTGCACCAGCCCATTTATGTGTGAACTATCTCAttggggaccaaggacgtacctctacgccctcagcccactccctttctataacgtggggccacgcctagccccacgtcatagcgggtctggCCCATCCTCTAacaaccgggacccgtggctaatagcacgcggcactgatcgcggtgccgcacactattaaccctttagacgcggcgttcaaagttgaacaccgcatctaaagtgaaagtaaagcactgccggttagctcagggggctgttcgggatcgccgtgatgaaatagcggcatcccgaacagctgtaaagacagccggagggtccctaccttcctccatgctgtccgatcgccaaatgactgctcagtgcctgagatccaggcatgagcaatcaagtggcagaatcgttgatcaatggtttcctatgagaaaccattgatcaatgtaaaagatcagagtgtgcagtgttatagccccctatgggacctataacattgcacaaaaaaattaaaaaaataaataaaaagtgaataaagattatttaaccccttccctaataaaagttagaatcaccccccttttcccaattaaaaaaaaaacaaccagtgtaaataaaaataaatatatgtggtatcgccgcgtgcggaaatgcccgaattataaaaatatatcattaattaaaccgcacggtcaatggcgtacgcgcaaaaaaattccaaagtccaaagtagcgtatttttggtcactttttatctcatgaaaaaatttataaaaagtgatcaaaaagtccgatcaatacagatcacggcgcaaaaaatgagtcctcataccgcctcatacgcagaaaaaataaaaaagttatagggggcagaagatgacaattttaaacctataaattttcctgcatgtagttatgattttttccagaagtccgacaaaatcaaacctatataagtagtgtatcattttaaccgtatggacctacagaataatgataaggggtcattattaccaaaaaatgtactgtgtagaaacggaagcccccaaaagttacaaaattgaattttttcttaaattttgtcgcacattttttttttcccgtttcgctgtagatttttgggttacatgactgatgtcattgcaaagtagaattggtggcgcaaaaaataagccataatatggattttttgctgcaaaattgaaagaattatgatttttagaaggtaaggaggaaaaatttaaaaacattggGTATATAACAGTGCACTTGGGTGACCATTATGGCGCAGAAGTTACGGTGCGTGAGATATTTGTGCTACAATATGTAACATTTGTCACCTGTCATCCAACAAACACATTGTGAGCCATAAAATAGCACAAAAATATACACTTACACAAAGTTACGGTATTAATTTCAAAGTGTGGAGAAGAGGCGAATATCAATCTAAATATATGTTGGTGATCAATGTTGGGCCCTGAAGCCCAAtacttgtgtgtggtattacaactaggcttctttcacttcaatggaactgaggtgCAATACCACAGAGAAACTGAGATCAAGAATGGCGCTGTTTCTAGAAGAAAGcagctttgttttttttctctagcgCCACCTAGGGTCAGGAGGGAATCTAAAGAACGGTCACACACACAGAAGAAAGGCAACACAACTTACCAATCACCaggagccaatcagcagcagcgcCGGAGTCACATGACAACCTGGCGAGTTCTGTGTTTGGCTGCGCTCGGCTTCCGTACGTCGGCGAGAGGCACGAGCGTGTGTGCTGATCTGCGCAGCTCGGGTGACGTCTGTGTGCCGTCCCTATAATGGCTGCTGCAATGGCGGAGCAAGAAGGCTCCAAAGGCAGCGCCCGGAACCGAGGAGGGGTACAGCGCGTAGAAGGGAAGCTGCGGGCCAGCGTGGAGAAGGGAGACTACTATGAAGCCCACCAGATGTACCGCACGTTATTCTTCAGGTACGGGGAGGGGCTTCTGTTTTTCCCTCTGACTACAACGTTCCAGAGCTTTCCAAGGCCTTTTCCCGAAGTGATGGCTGATTGGCTGCTGGTGTTCTGGTTCCTAGCTGTAGGGCGGGGCTACCTGAACTCTGCTATCTGATTGGCTACGCGCTGTGTCAATCTGTCAAAGCTAGTGTATTAACTCTTTAGGCGTTGGAAGTGCTGACAACTTCCTTGCTGCTGATTGGCTAGCGGTTTCTAGTTGCTATGGGGGCTAGTCCTGCCCTGTCAGTGCCCAGAGCTCGGTCCTGgcagctgctgttaggactagGCCTAGGACTTTTATTTATGAATTAAGGAATTTAGTGCCAAGTTCACCAGGTGTGAGACTAGACATGGCAGGGTGACAGCTGTTAGTGCCGCCCCATGGCCCAACATGGAGTGCCCCTTGTGTGTGCCATAggagccttagggtgcgttcacactgaggaattcacgaggaataatattggtcaggaaattgttgccttttgTTATTTTATCAAGCGGAATTCGAGAGGAGTTTCCATGCgggaaggaggaggctatttaacctcttaaggatgcagggtgtacctgtacgccctgcgcccggtcccggtgtttaaaatggggtcacgtcgTGACCCCACATCATCCCGGGTCggtatcattagccgccgggaccctgggctaatagtgcgcggcacaacgatcggtgctattaatccttcagacgcagcgatcaaagtcgaaaatgaaagtaaaagcttcccggcagctcagtcgggctgatcgggactatcaagATAAAATCGCAATGACGGGAGCGGAGacccccccttaccttgctccgtcatgtccgatctgcgtttgattgctccaagcctgagctacaggcttgagcaatcaacccccgattacactgatctatgcaaagttatgactttgcagggatcagggaaagagatcagtgtgtgcagtgttataggtccctatgggataacaatgatcagtgtgtgcagtgttataggtccctgtgggagctagaacactggaaaaagttaataaaggtcatttaaccccttccctaataaaagtttgaatcaccccccttttcccataaaaaaaaataaaactgtgtaaataaacatatgtggtatcgccgcgtgcgtaaatgtccgaactataaaattatatcattaatttaattaaatcgcacggtcagtGGCGGTCcataatagcgtatttttggtcactttttatatcataaataaattaataaatagcgatcaaaaagtctgatcatggcaaaaatggtaccgataaaaacttcagaacacggcgcaaaaaatgagccctcataccggcctgtacacggaataataaaaaagttataagggtcagaagatgtcaatgttaaacgtatatattttcctgcatgtagttatggttttttccaaagtacgacaaaatcaaacctatataagtaggggatcattttaaccgtatggacctacagaataaagttaaggtgtcatttttaacaaaaaatgtactgcgtagaaacggaagccccaaaatttacaaaatggcgtttcttcttcaattttgttgcacaattaattttttttcctttctctttgcattttttggtaaaatgactaatgtcactgcaaagtagaattggtggcgcaaaacataagccctaTTATGAAATTCTATGTGCAAAATGgaaagcgctatgatttttagaaggtgatgaggaaaaaatgaaaatggaaaaacgctgagtccttaaggggttaatcctacttttttgaattccgcttgaaaacgatgtcgggcagagttttcttattttttttattttttttaccattgacttctattggattctgcttgtGGATTcctcttgaagaatgaacatgttctttcttcaagcggaaaggaattcgaCGTTGGAATTCtgatagcagaatttccacagtgtgaacaggacaacagaaataacattaaaggggtactccggcactaagacatcttatcccctatccaaagtataggggataagacgcctgatcgcgggggtcccgccgctggtgacccccgtgatcttccacgccgcaacccgttagaatcagtccccggagctccgggtctgattactggcgatcacagggatggagcatagtgatgtcatggctccgcccctgtgagacatcacgctccgccccctcaatgcaagcctatgggagggggcttgacaactGTCACgctcctccaatagacttgcattgatggactCAGCTTGaagacctccagcggttccggaagccgctaaaggtgggtgctgcatggtagatccctggggtccccagcagcgggaccccagggatctgacatcttatcccctatgctttggataggggataagatgtctaggggtggaggagatgtgcattaatttggagtggAGAATTCAAGAAGAATTACtcggtgtgaacgcacccttataagaGTGACAATGTGTCTTTAGGGTATGGTCAGACTACGGATtttgaatggaatctccgctcgcagaattcagcgagcggagattccattctggcggccgccgccacaatacttcaccattgacggctgtgcagtgttcgcggacttacgcccaaagaatgaacatgttcagaacaatttcagccgccaaattgtccgccgctgaaattccgcagtgtgaacgggtctcggggggaaacccattcacactgatgtctatgttcacagcacgtaattctgtgagtggaattctgcaggaattacgtagtgtgaacatacccttattgtGTGACCTGAGGAGGTCAAATGACACTGCCCATATAAGCCCAGAGGCCCGAATCTGCCATATTCTCAGGACAGGCTGACCCCCATCAAAATTAGGGACTGGTCCCACAGGAAACCACCAGGAAAAACATATCCACCACTGAAAGCCAAAAGAGCGTCTGGTATACATTGGTGCACACTTTTCTTGTCAGACACATACAGAAAGTACTTGAGGACTGAACCTCCTTTTTTCCCTTACatttcttatttaaaggggttatccaggaacaaaatatcaactggctccagaaagttaaacagatttgtaaattacttctattaaaaaatcttaatcctttcagtacttatgagcttctgaagttaaggttgttcttttctgtctaagtgctctctgatgacacgtgtctcgggaaacgcccagtttagaagaggtttgctatggggatttgcttcgaaactgggcggttcccgagacaggtgtcatcagagaggacttagacagagaagaacaaccttaacttcagaagctcataagtactgaaaggattaagatttttttaatagaagtaatttacaaatctgtataactttctggagccagttgatatataaaaaatttttttttccctggataacccctttaagtacggcaTTGACATCTCAGCCTTCTGTTTGAACTTTACCCAGTTACCATAACATGTGAACAGCGCCCGACCTCCATCGTGATAATGGCGTCATCCAGAGAGGTAACAAGTGCTGGCACTTTGTAgtttgagggtctattcacacgtacggtATTCTGCGCagtatttcaagctgtgttcagtcattcagtttacattgaaatctgcagcagaaaatcctgcgcatcaaatctgcgcagaatattgtacgtgtgaatagaccataaaggggtactccagttaaaaactatatttttttcatatcaactggctccagaaagttaaacagatttgtaaattacttctataaaaaaaaaaaaaaatcttaatccttccagtacctatcagctgctgaagttgagttgttattttctgtttgacccctgcgctctctgctgacacctctgtctgtcacaggaactgtccagagcaggagaggttcgctatggggatttgctcctactctggacagacaggtgtcagcagagagcactgtggtcagacagaaaataacaactcaacttcagcagctgataagtactggaaggattaatattttttttttaatagaagtaatttacaaatctgtttaactttcgggagccagttgatatgaaaaaaaaatgttttttttactggaatgccTCTTTAAAGCTGAGTATGCACAGTATTTTGATGGATAAATGTCCATACTGCGCCTCAAAATATATTGCGTAGCCGGATAAAGAGAGAATTTTAAAACGGCTTCCTGCCGGATCCCTGTCATACCCTATTCATTTCAGTGACCTGATTGGAGTTAGATGGTGACTCCTGTAGATTCGTTTTCCCACCGCATCTTTtttatttgctattttttttaaaccagactGAAAAACTAAAAAGGTGCAAATAGTGcatatataacagtatagtgcCAAAGTAGTGTTGCATAAGAAATGGCTCAAATGCATAATGCATTCAAATGAATGACCCATGAAACGTACTCCGACGCTTGTTTCGCTGTCACCCAGCTTCATCAGGGGGAGTCATATCTTCTGGTTGCTgctactatgttttttttttttccccggtgACCTCCTGCTCTCTCTCAGCTCTGTGATTGGATGAGCAAGGAGCAGGACGTCACCGGAAGAAGGAAGAACCAACATAGTGGTGACTGGAATACATGACAGCTGCATTGTCAGGGGAGTAGGTGAGGTAAGTATGCCGACTTTTGTTGTTCCACATAAAGGCACAGGGTTAAGTATTTATGCACAATTAACATGTTTATAGTTACTGACTTAAAAAAAGTTACTTTTATTTTGGACATGTCCGTTTTGTATGCTTTTTATGAtaaaatattagaaaaaaaatacttgAAAAGCATACCTATAGACCCGATTTGCATAAAATGAATATATAATGCCCATGAACCTGCtgaaaacttttaaccccttaatgaccaattaataaccccttaatgaaaaccaaaattttgcagggttttgaagggttttgttttcacgctgtacactttacggtaaaaatgacatgtgttctttattctgtgggtcaatacgattaaaatgatacccatggctagatacttttatatttttgtactgcttaaaaaaatctaaaactttttgtacaaaatcagtaatctaaaatcgccctattttgaccacctataactttttcatttttccgtatatagggcggtatgagggctcattttttgcgccgtcatctctgctttttttttaggtaccacatttgcgtatataaaactaataattttttattaattttttttggaataaaatgtgacaaaaacaggatttgtggactttttaaattttttacgttcacgccattcactgtacgggatcattaacattatattttgatagttcagacctttacgcacgtggtgataccaaatatgtttatttttttacaaaaatttacgctttttgggggtaaaatggggataaacggacaattttcatttttattgggggaggggatttttcacttttttttttttttacactttttatagattgctatacataggacacagcactgctcagtattatcggtgatcttctgctctatcacagaccagagcagaagaccccgggagacagctggagctaggtaaggggaccaccgatcatccagcattacagccggatcgccgcggcagcgctgcgggcgatccgatcatccagtcaaagtgccgcaatgacgcagatgccgtgatctgtattgatcacagcatcggaggggttaatggcggacatccgcacgatcccggatgtcggccattaccggcaggtccccggctgctgatagcagccggaacctgccgtgtatgacgcgagcacccttccgatgctcgcggtcatacacaggacgtaagcgtatgtcctggtgcgggaagtcccgccaaaccaggacgtacatttacgtccgtggttgttaagggattaaagggttaTTTCTGTTGCATAGGGTTAGTAAATCTGTCAAACTTGGTGTACGGCagccaaagaaaaagaaaaaacatcttCACCTGTGGgtgaaggggtactctactggccaacgTTCAGaggtaaatgttccgaatgctgttttcgagCCGtcggggtcggccacaccccttgaGATGTTATAGtcatgcccactcaatgcaagtcaatgggagggggcgtgacggcagtcacgccccctcccatagacttgtattgaggaggcatggctatAATATCACAAGGAGCAaggtcgacccccccccccccccgcagtgcgaaaacagcattcagaacattcacttccgaacgctggccagtagagtacccctttaaactgtttcTGATGATATTAAGggggttatcccctatccaaaagccaTCTAATGAAGTCTTCTCCAACCTGCTGCAAAAAATGCAACTACCATAATGCCCTGACATCCTGGAGCTCTATACATTTACACCAGTATTCTCCAACTGCAAGAAAGAAGTTATAGGGAAACTTAACTGGACTCAAAAGGGGTTTTGTAggggaaaaatacaattttgttaTAGTCCTCGCAGTGCCAGCATACTTTCCTCCACTGCCAAGTCTTCTAGTCCTCTCTGCAGTCCTTTCCTTCCTTCTTCCAATCACATTTCATGCGGCAGTGACTGACCATTAAACCCAACGATGAGTGGACGCCAATTGTCATTGAAGGAAGAAGACGACATGAGTGGGGACtggaagatctggcaggggagaTGAGTATGCAGGCTTTTATTTTTGGCGTACATCGAGGCATATGATAAAAATGTGTTTATCCTCAGGAAAGCCACTTTAAACGGTGATCCCCCAACCTGTGGCGTGCATGAAGGACCCAACGAGAGACTTGGGTCCGCCATTCTCAAGACCCCATtgtctagggctgggcggtatgaccaaatatgtgtatcacggtatttttgtaacttatggcggttccacggtatataatggtattcccaaaattatcagcccagcgctgcgctgtccccatcggggtaaatactcacatatcacctgcaagcgctgccctcctcgtcctgtttgttgcggccccggcgctgacactctatactgtgcggtattcctatacccgggctgcaaacgataaacaaaataaaataacgcATGTTCTGACGTCGGCCTTACACTGGGGACGGAGAGCCGACAGCCTATCCCCGGCCGCAGCGATGCTCCGCATCAGCTGGTGATAGGTTGAGTCCACTGTCATGTAAAAAGCCGGCTtcctacatgacagtgcgctcagcccatcaccggccgaggtggaacatcgctgcggccgatgatgggctgacggctctccgatgtTCCCGTCTCCAGGTAGCTGGTCctgaccgacggggaaggtgagtaaaagtttattttgtttaccttttgcagcccaggcataaggATACAGCgtacgccag from the Hyla sarda isolate aHylSar1 chromosome 8, aHylSar1.hap1, whole genome shotgun sequence genome contains:
- the LOC130284370 gene encoding uncharacterized protein LOC130284370, which gives rise to MVVCIVKGCTPKSREGKGEVILHIFPKDKAKIREWLTATGESFENVEELVNKIHEGRKNHSHRICSLHFPTYCYFFNHKTGKKRLTYNAVPSIFPTNPGAGEHSTQPATRGLGKRRRVDPEDFIPDDLPVGSTCPTCQQIIGSSHEIVSETSEQMLVKDKVDKFTIYDPFMGTKSEHAQTTVRTFSVRTQCSKLKPPKPAKLKKRNIFEPHVHQTTTPNKKTAAHQEPQSTHIQPVTNLPIHTN